From the genome of Salvelinus namaycush isolate Seneca chromosome 1, SaNama_1.0, whole genome shotgun sequence:
tggaatattggccatgtatcacaaacccccaaggtgccttattgctgttacaaattggttaccaacgtaaaggttttgtcatacctgtggtatacagtctgatataccatggctgtcagccaaatcagcattcagggctcgaaccacccagatTATAATAGTCTGTATTTGTGAGTGTGGGAGAGACCCACTGAGTAACTTCAGCCATGTGTGTACATACCACTGAACCCTGGGGTGAGCTCTGCCAGACGCAGGGAATAGCTGCTGGCTGGGTGGGTGAGCTTGAGTATCTTCAGGTGCTGCTCGTAGATCTCCTTCCTctcctgaaatgcacaaggagaAGGAAACAGCTCATGCACACTTAATACGTTGGAGATCTTCTGGACATAGATACTGTGAGAGGACCGGGCACTGTACCTGCAGAGTGGGGAAGTCGATAAATATGTGCCTGTCCAGTCTCCCTGGTCTCATGAGCGCATTGTCCAAAATGTCCGCCCGGTTTGTGGAGGCCAGGACTATCACATGGTCAGTAGTGCCCATTCCTATTGGGAGAACGGTAATAAACAGTATATAAGTGCAAACAATGGTTGTTGAATAGCCAAAACAATACACGAGATACGTATATTATGTTCCCCCAAAAAGATACTTAAACCTTCACGTCAGTTATGATAAAGAGATTGATAACCGTGACAAAGAAACGGAAAACTATTATTTGTATAACCCTAATCTCGGTTAACTCAGAACAAACCCCCTCCTCACCGTCCATCTCCACCAGCAGTTGATTGAGGGTCTGCTCTTCCTCTGTGTTCGAGAAGCCAGACATGTTATTGGAGCGCTTCTTTCCCACAGCATCAATCTCATCTATGTATACGATGCAGGGGGCTCGGGCACGTGCCTCTTTGAACAGACTCCTCACCCTGGCAGCACCAAGACCTGCACTTACAGACAAAAGATACTTTATTATTGCTTTGACTTGCTGTCCACCTTGCAGTCTTCTTTGGACAACTTAACTGATATGACTTCTGATTAGAAAAAGTGCAAATCTTACCCCCAATGACTTCCACAAACTCAGAGCCTGCCATGGCCAGGAAGGGTACCTGTGCCTCTGTGGCCACAGCCTTGGCCAGCAGAGTCTTTCCACAGCCTGGGGGCCCCAGCAGCAGGGAGCCCTTAGGGACTTTGGCCCCCAGGTTGAGGTACCTGTCTGGGCACTGCCAAGAGAAATCATGGGTCAGCAAGACACTGATGTACTTGTTGACATGGCTAATAACCATCACACAAATCACCTCTTTACATTTGTCCTCTTACCTTCAAATAGTCAACAAACTCCTTCACCTCCATCTTTGCCTCGTGCATGCCCGCCACATCTTTGAAACTCACACCCTTCCCAGACTTGCCATTCACAATAGTGAACTTGGCCATTTTCAGCTGGTTCTGTTGAGCACATCACAGACGAGCATgtgaaacacaacaaaatggctAAGACCACTAGTAAAGGAAAAACAGTCCAACAGACCTACTTACAAATGCACTGAAGCCGCCCTCTTTTCCACCCATGCCAGCCAGTCGGAAAATATACCACAGGATTGCCACCCCAATGGCAGCCATTCCAAGGGCATAAAGTGCActgtgacagaaacagagacaaaaGCAGTATTGTACCAATGCCATGGAAAAACATATTACATGTTGAGGTATAAACATATTACCTAACCATGGCACCCATGTGATATTCATTCTTGCATGATCACATCACAGATACATATGTTGGTTGAGAGTCAGGTACTCACTTTCCAAAGAAGCCAGTGCGCTTGTAGGAGACTGGTATCCTGTCCTTGGCGTCAATGTTCAGCTCCTCTTCTGCAGCTCTGAGCTTCTCTTCAAATTTGTCAATGTTGGCCACCTGCATACGGTACATCAGAGCCAGCCTCTGCACACAGACGGACGGAGGAAGCGTGTGAAGGGGGGCATATTTCACTGAACATCATCTAGATTCCTGTGCTTATAAATAGCTGACATGGCCATCACAACATTAAAGTGGAGATGGAATGTAATCAACATTCTAAAAgctgaggggtatactacaaagtaGGATCAATGAGTCAGCCAGCCAACATTGATAAGCAACCAGAAATAACTTTTGATTTTCTGGTTCATTAAAAAGACACATTTAGATATGCGTTGTCATTTGTTGAATCAATTAGACCAAGCTCATCtttctaaaaaaatatctgaatatTTAGGCAAGTTAACTGGCTAACCCCTTGattctgctttgtagtatactgtaCATCAGTGTCCAGATTCTAAAATGAGGAAAAGGAACGTACAGGCCTTCCGAAGATGACTGCTCCAGGGTGGAGGTAGATTTCCACGATGTCACTCTCCGGGACCACCTGCACACGAGATACCTCACCCTTGGCCAGCATCTCATTGACAAAGTCATTCCAGGAGATGTTTCCCCCGCTGGTATTGATGGAGTTGAGGAGGCTCATGACCAGGGCGATGATGAAGAGAGTGCGCAGACGTTCCCTGTACATCTGATCCTCTTGCTCCCGCCGCTTCTTCTCCTCTGAAAGACAATGGGGAATTAAGAGGGGCAACTAACATCTCACCTGTGTCATCATGGCACAAGATGGCTAGTATAAAGGACTGTAGCCTGAATGCAATGCTGTGTTGAGGTTTCTTACTGACCTTCATCTTCCTCTGGAGTTTTTCCCTTGGGTCCATCACTGTTCTTTTGATCTTGTTGTTTAGACTGAGATGTGCTGAAATGATTTGTGGAACCTGCAATGATAGGTTACGAGTCAGTGTCAGACTGGGAGATATTAGATCATCTTAGTGGGTGGGGTGGCTGCTTACCTAAAATATTCCACAGGCCAACAGGGTTTTTGAACAAGCTGTTCTTGATCAGTAGCTTACTTATTGCAGTCAATCTGGGACTCATGGGTCTGTGTAGCAGTTGCTGGAGAAAGAAATGGTAACATAATATTAGGCAAGGACCTTTTCCTGTtgctcacagttacagtagctaagTACATAACAGAGGAGTGGCATGACCATTGTGATATAAATGACAGTCAGCTATTGTCATGCTGGAAACAAAGACAGGCAACTAACCTGAATGAGCCCTGGGTTGAGGCCATTATGTGGTTGAGTCACAAATGGACGAAGTGAGCATGATACTATTTTACAGTTCATACATGTCCATTGCTGCAGTTTGGCGCCATCGTTGTTTGGACGCTTGTTGACAAATTGACAGTTGCTGCGTCCTGACACGGTCCATATTATGGTCTTGTAATTTCTACAAGTACTGGCACGTCGCAGAGCTGCCATTTCCCTGCCTGCAAGGCTACGGAACATTCGCACAAGTTAGATACAACTACAGTACAGCTGGCTAACTAATAAAACTGACATGGTCACCATTAACAGTGCATTCACTACCTGGCTAGCAAACGTCAGTAACGACAATAGGCTTTCGACCTTGAGATTGCAGCAGTGGTCAGCGCGGTATTGTGTTATAAAAAAACCAACTACATAGTTAGCTAGCTGTTGTTATTCAACAGGACAAGTATAATAAAGATGGTTTGCTACATTAAAGACATATCACTCCTTACACTGATCCGTCCTCAGTACATGTACAACTGTCTATGTATCTTAAACGACAAGGTTTCGTTCACAAATCCTTTGATATGCTCTGAAATGTAGATGTACCCATCATTCTGTTTTGGTAACGAATTTGAAGCAAGGTCAGTGAATTAAATAGGTAAAATTCCTTGTTAAGCTGACCACGAGAGCAAATAAGCACATACATATCCTGACGCACTTAAAAAGTGTTTGCTGAACCCCGAACTTTAACCCCAAGAGGTACGTGTCCGTTGACCAAAGAGTATCTATATATCTGATTTGATTCTATGTTCACGCTGAGATAGACATAACTTTCAATTATAATTTATTGTCAATAAACTAATATTAGACTAGAACATTTTCCTGTtgctcacagttacagtagctacaGTACATAAAAGAGAATATTCAGTACTGAACGGCCCTTTGACCCTTGTCGGGTTACGTCATGATGTTGCTTCATGAGCGTTCTACCTGCGCAGGATTTTCACATCCAGCAAACACGTTCCTTGAGATAAAAATGGCACATAGAATAGATGCTAActgtaataaaatacaaaaatacacttATTATTGACAATGTGCTTGTGCGCTGATACATCATTGTATTTTACTGTATCTGCCTCTTGTGTATGCTAAATTATGTCTCTATGGACTTCTCTGCTGTAGTTACAAAAGTAGCCACCAGAGGTAGCTATGGCATCGAGCATTCATTGTGTTTATATTtagaaaaaaataacatttctAATACTTTTATCAGTAAAATCATGGtgaaacagcttggaaagttttgttgttgttttgttgttcatAAAGGTTTGTGCATGACATTGTGATTGTAAAAGCTGCCCTGCCTAAGAAATACCAGAGAAAATCTGATTGTTTGGgagctcctgagtggcacagcggtctaaggcactgcatctcagtgcttgaggcgtcactacagacagtTTGAGtgcttccttggtgtccacatcactaaggatctatcatggtccaaacacatcaacacaATTGTGAAGAGGTCATGACAACACCTcttccctcaggaggctgaaaagaatTTGCAATGGGCctttcagatcctcaaaaagttccatAGCTGCACCttaactggctgcatcactgcttggtatggcaactgcttggcatctgaccacaaggtgttacagagggtagtgcgtgtggcccagtacatcactggagtcaagctccctaccatccaggacctctatactaggtggtgtcagaggaaagccctgaaaattgtcagagactgcagccacccaagtcataggctgttctctccTGCTACCTCATGGCAAGCGATAACgattagttaaatagttaaccaaatatcTGCATTTACCTATTTTACACAAACTTTTTTGATCACATACACCGCTGCTATTGTTTATTATATGTCACTTTATttctagttatatgtacatatctacctcaattaccttgtacccctgcacatggactcggtactggtacctcttctatatagccaagttattgttacttaTTGTGTATCTAATATTATTATGtgttttactttactatttacaattttattttttttatttttttctctctgcattgttgggaagggcccgtaagtaaggatttcactgttagtccacacctgttgtttacgaagcatgtcaCATAAAAAAAAGTTATCCTAAAAGCATGCAGTACAACGTGTATGTCCATTTAATATGGTAGAGGACCTAAAAACAATAATGTTTTGAAAGAGTCAAAATAAAGGCCCAGCCCATCACCGTGACGAACATTTAAATAAGCCAATGAGGAAATAGATTCAATAAAAAAAGATTATCTTAACCAATGGTAGCTCTTCTTACATCTCCGTGCATGTCATGTTGTCGCCCAGCAGAGGCCGCTCTTCAATGGGTGCAATCGATATGCATTACCAAACAACCCAAACCCGTCTCACTTTCAAAGTGTGCAGagatcatcatcaacaacaacaataatattaTGATATCGAGACTGTAGTTGTCAACGGTAAGAAATCATGTATTGATGATAGCACTGAGAAAAAGTGTTTTGGAAGTGAAATAGGCTATTCAGACCTGTCCTACCTGTGATCTGGACATTTGGGTCAGACTAGGGTGCTATTTACCTGTAAAGGTTCAAGTATGCAATAATATGTTTGTTCACGTGAATTATAATAATACGATATG
Proteins encoded in this window:
- the LOC120046306 gene encoding paraplegin-like isoform X2; translation: MAALRRASTCRNYKTIIWTVSGRSNCQFVNKRPNNDGAKLQQWTCMNCKIVSCSLRPFVTQPHNGLNPGLIQQLLHRPMSPRLTAISKLLIKNSLFKNPVGLWNILGSTNHFSTSQSKQQDQKNSDGPKGKTPEEDEEEKKRREQEDQMYRERLRTLFIIALVMSLLNSINTSGGNISWNDFVNEMLAKGEVSRVQVVPESDIVEIYLHPGAVIFGRPRLALMYRMQVANIDKFEEKLRAAEEELNIDAKDRIPVSYKRTGFFGNALYALGMAAIGVAILWYIFRLAGMGGKEGGFSAFNQLKMAKFTIVNGKSGKGVSFKDVAGMHEAKMEVKEFVDYLKCPDRYLNLGAKVPKGSLLLGPPGCGKTLLAKAVATEAQVPFLAMAGSEFVEVIGGLGAARVRSLFKEARARAPCIVYIDEIDAVGKKRSNNMSGFSNTEEEQTLNQLLVEMDGMGTTDHVIVLASTNRADILDNALMRPGRLDRHIFIDFPTLQERKEIYEQHLKILKLTHPASSYSLRLAELTPGFSGADIANICNEAALHAAREGYKSIDTFNFEYAVERVLAGSVKKSKILSKEEQRIVAFHESGHALVGWLLEHTEALMKVSIAPRTNAALGFAQILPRDQYLFSKEQLFERMCMALGGRASEAITFNKVTTGAQDDLRKVTRVAYSMVKQYGMSSSVGQVSFPETEEQGAVGRRPFSQGLQQQMDHEAKLLIARAYRQTEKLLLDNRDKLIMLANALLEREVVNYEDIEALLGPPPHGPKKMIAPQSWIEAEKDKQDTGEDDEPRPPPRRKDDNDEHLNLRPV
- the LOC120046306 gene encoding paraplegin-like isoform X1; amino-acid sequence: MFRSLAGREMAALRRASTCRNYKTIIWTVSGRSNCQFVNKRPNNDGAKLQQWTCMNCKIVSCSLRPFVTQPHNGLNPGLIQQLLHRPMSPRLTAISKLLIKNSLFKNPVGLWNILGSTNHFSTSQSKQQDQKNSDGPKGKTPEEDEEEKKRREQEDQMYRERLRTLFIIALVMSLLNSINTSGGNISWNDFVNEMLAKGEVSRVQVVPESDIVEIYLHPGAVIFGRPRLALMYRMQVANIDKFEEKLRAAEEELNIDAKDRIPVSYKRTGFFGNALYALGMAAIGVAILWYIFRLAGMGGKEGGFSAFNQLKMAKFTIVNGKSGKGVSFKDVAGMHEAKMEVKEFVDYLKCPDRYLNLGAKVPKGSLLLGPPGCGKTLLAKAVATEAQVPFLAMAGSEFVEVIGGLGAARVRSLFKEARARAPCIVYIDEIDAVGKKRSNNMSGFSNTEEEQTLNQLLVEMDGMGTTDHVIVLASTNRADILDNALMRPGRLDRHIFIDFPTLQERKEIYEQHLKILKLTHPASSYSLRLAELTPGFSGADIANICNEAALHAAREGYKSIDTFNFEYAVERVLAGSVKKSKILSKEEQRIVAFHESGHALVGWLLEHTEALMKVSIAPRTNAALGFAQILPRDQYLFSKEQLFERMCMALGGRASEAITFNKVTTGAQDDLRKVTRVAYSMVKQYGMSSSVGQVSFPETEEQGAVGRRPFSQGLQQQMDHEAKLLIARAYRQTEKLLLDNRDKLIMLANALLEREVVNYEDIEALLGPPPHGPKKMIAPQSWIEAEKDKQDTGEDDEPRPPPRRKDDNDEHLNLRPV